One window of the Caballeronia sp. TF1N1 genome contains the following:
- a CDS encoding type IV secretory system conjugative DNA transfer family protein: protein MYSDAARLKPSHALFGDVPRGDPDREPWNYAPPGACFTSPLDLAADEGTLWKKNNGRLFLGVVEGVVNGTPGDRYTTAGIPIGIDDDRHICTFAGSRAGKGRSMIIPNMLYYPGSVLATDPKGELAAITARRRHEMGQNVHVLDPFPSPSTIANSFAHRNGRVAGFNPIEAIRPGREVEDAALIADALVLTEENSDPHWNESAQSFIEGVILHVATYAKYQERRNLFTVQELVVRGIPDNSDKAIGGYTVTALCDEMMANKAANGVIESAGSSLASKPAKERESVLSTARRHLKFMDLFRQTPTARRTLEHHGFSLGSLKLEPTTIYLCLPARHMGTCSRWLRLFVNLTMQAMEQTEAVEKHGPGGAPVLFCLDEFASLGHLKQLEDAAGQIAGFGVKLWPVLQDIGQLRTLYKNRWETFLGNAGVLQFFGNTDLGTLEWINKRCGRTSVRERTDKPVTADQAAKSQTGESWKTTVYDLLGIDEAARLFSRDDRLCRQLIFWGGLPPFITQRVQYDRHELFKGLWDERPSTLSGGK, encoded by the coding sequence ATGTACAGCGATGCAGCCCGTCTTAAACCTTCACACGCACTTTTTGGGGACGTTCCGCGCGGCGACCCCGACCGGGAACCTTGGAACTATGCACCGCCAGGAGCGTGCTTCACCAGCCCGCTCGACCTGGCCGCCGATGAGGGAACGCTCTGGAAGAAAAACAACGGCCGCCTCTTTCTAGGTGTGGTTGAGGGCGTCGTCAACGGCACCCCAGGTGATCGTTACACGACCGCAGGAATACCGATCGGGATTGATGATGATCGGCATATCTGCACCTTCGCCGGCAGCAGAGCGGGTAAGGGTCGCTCGATGATCATCCCCAATATGCTGTATTACCCCGGTTCCGTCCTGGCGACCGATCCGAAAGGGGAATTAGCGGCGATCACCGCGCGCCGGCGCCATGAAATGGGGCAGAACGTTCATGTTCTTGACCCTTTTCCTAGCCCGTCGACGATTGCCAATAGCTTTGCGCACCGAAATGGCCGTGTAGCAGGCTTCAATCCGATTGAAGCTATACGCCCTGGCCGGGAGGTTGAGGATGCGGCGCTCATCGCCGATGCGCTTGTCTTAACTGAGGAGAATTCAGACCCGCACTGGAATGAGTCGGCGCAATCCTTTATCGAAGGCGTAATCCTTCACGTCGCAACTTACGCAAAATATCAGGAGAGACGGAATCTGTTCACGGTCCAGGAGCTGGTCGTGCGTGGGATCCCGGACAACAGCGACAAGGCCATCGGCGGCTATACCGTGACGGCACTGTGCGACGAAATGATGGCAAACAAGGCGGCGAATGGAGTTATAGAAAGCGCGGGTTCAAGCCTCGCTTCCAAACCCGCGAAGGAGCGTGAATCCGTCCTTTCTACCGCTCGCCGTCATCTCAAATTCATGGATCTGTTTAGACAGACGCCGACCGCCCGACGCACGTTGGAACATCATGGTTTTTCGCTCGGTTCTTTAAAGCTTGAACCGACAACTATCTATCTATGCCTGCCCGCCCGCCACATGGGGACGTGCAGCAGGTGGCTACGGTTGTTCGTCAATCTGACGATGCAGGCGATGGAGCAAACTGAAGCAGTGGAAAAACATGGCCCTGGCGGTGCACCGGTCCTGTTCTGCCTAGACGAATTTGCAAGTTTAGGACACTTAAAGCAACTCGAAGACGCCGCAGGGCAGATTGCCGGATTCGGAGTGAAACTCTGGCCGGTGCTGCAGGATATAGGGCAGCTGCGCACCCTCTATAAGAACAGGTGGGAGACGTTTCTCGGCAATGCCGGCGTGCTTCAGTTCTTCGGAAACACCGACCTCGGCACGCTCGAATGGATCAACAAACGGTGCGGTAGAACGTCTGTCCGTGAAAGAACGGATAAGCCTGTGACCGCGGATCAGGCGGCAAAGAGCCAGACTGGCGAGTCCTGGAAAACGACTGTCTACGACCTGCTTGGGATCGATGAGGCCGCCCGATTGTTCAGCCGCGACGATCGCCTGTGCCGGCAGCTTATTTTCTGGGGCGGTCTTCCGCCGTTCATTACGCAGCGCGTTCAGTATGACCGGCATGAACTCTTTAAAGGCCTATGGGATGAGAGGCCCAGCACACTCAGCGGAGGCAAATGA
- a CDS encoding DNA methyltransferase codes for MNAVEIDQAISALALQPFDAAEFPYLFLAAFGNKDTAIKRLRAGNNNASDVGGGVLQRSNIHLAVCRADESVGDKLQALRTSSATAKGKAKFILATDGETLEAEELVSGETVACAFEDFPNHFGFFLPLAGISTIKEIKDNPIDVRATGRLNKLYVELLRENPEWATEERRPDMNHFMARLVFCFFAEDTEIFQGQGLFTRTIEEMSERDGSNTHDVMAEIFRAMDTKREERPTANFRPWAVRFPYVNGGLFADREDVPRFTRMARSYLIHAGNLNWREINPDIFGSMIQAVADEKERGALGMHYTSVPNILKVLNPLFLDDLHARLADAGDNDRKLLNLRKRMARIRVFDPACGSGNFLVIAYKRMRKVEAEINRRRGESHLGSEIPLTNFRGIELRDFPAEIARLALIIAEFQCDVLYRGQKDALAEVLPLNAENWIVSGNALQLDWLNICPPSGTSVKLVSNDLFETPLDQREIDFENEGGETYICGNPPYVWTNDQTREQKADMKAMFASYTTAWRSLNYISGWFLKLAQYSSACDCRGAFVAINTICQGQHAAVFWPIIHSCHHRIAFAHEPFKWKNLASNNAGVTVVIISLAPVPVTNAFLYSDDSDGKQVVRKVDKIGPYLVPNVDTLVLKHNVRISSSVSEMVRGNMPYEGGHLLLSAHERELMLKSDARISKFLSRISGSAEIIDGKPKYCLWIEDENLSEAESFALIKERLDRVQELRAGNSDQNVVALSRTPHRFREMNKGRSCTIAMPAVSSEAREYLPAELLPPSHVITNRAYGIYDGELFEFAIMASTLHIAWVGAVCGKLELRYSYTNTLGWNTFPVPPLTDQNKADLQRCAEDILLARELHFPATIGDLYDPQTMPVNLRRAHEKNDEVLERIYIGRRFKNDTERLEKLFDLYTKMTLAQSNAELGRKPKRKAKA; via the coding sequence ATGAATGCTGTAGAGATTGATCAAGCCATATCAGCTCTGGCCCTTCAACCCTTCGATGCCGCAGAGTTTCCCTATCTTTTCTTGGCCGCATTCGGCAATAAAGACACGGCGATCAAACGCCTCCGCGCCGGGAACAACAACGCCTCAGATGTTGGAGGCGGCGTATTGCAGCGCAGCAATATCCATTTAGCGGTGTGTCGGGCTGACGAGTCGGTCGGCGACAAGCTCCAAGCGCTGCGCACCAGTTCAGCTACTGCGAAAGGGAAGGCGAAATTCATCCTCGCAACTGATGGCGAGACGCTCGAGGCAGAGGAGTTGGTCAGCGGCGAAACCGTCGCCTGCGCTTTCGAGGATTTTCCGAACCACTTTGGGTTCTTTCTGCCCTTGGCCGGAATCTCGACGATCAAGGAAATCAAGGACAACCCCATCGACGTCCGGGCAACTGGGCGACTGAACAAGCTCTACGTCGAACTGCTGCGCGAGAATCCTGAGTGGGCGACTGAGGAGCGGCGGCCAGACATGAACCATTTCATGGCCCGGCTGGTGTTTTGTTTCTTTGCGGAAGACACGGAGATTTTCCAGGGGCAGGGGCTCTTCACGCGCACCATCGAGGAGATGAGCGAGCGCGACGGCTCCAACACGCATGACGTGATGGCGGAAATCTTCCGTGCGATGGACACAAAGCGCGAGGAACGTCCCACAGCGAACTTTCGCCCGTGGGCCGTCAGGTTTCCCTACGTAAATGGTGGCCTCTTCGCAGACAGGGAGGATGTGCCGCGCTTCACGCGTATGGCTCGGAGCTACCTTATTCATGCAGGAAACCTGAACTGGCGGGAGATCAACCCGGACATTTTTGGCAGCATGATCCAGGCGGTAGCTGACGAAAAGGAGCGGGGCGCCCTCGGCATGCACTACACGAGCGTGCCGAACATCCTCAAAGTCCTTAATCCGCTGTTTCTAGATGATCTACACGCAAGGTTGGCTGATGCGGGTGACAACGACCGGAAACTTCTCAATCTGCGGAAGCGCATGGCACGCATACGAGTGTTCGATCCGGCCTGCGGCTCTGGAAACTTTTTGGTAATCGCTTATAAGCGCATGCGAAAAGTCGAGGCGGAGATAAACCGTCGGCGGGGAGAGTCGCACCTCGGAAGCGAAATTCCATTAACAAACTTTCGCGGAATCGAACTTCGAGATTTTCCTGCAGAAATAGCCAGACTGGCTTTAATCATCGCTGAATTTCAGTGTGACGTCTTGTACCGTGGTCAAAAGGACGCACTGGCAGAGGTGCTTCCTTTGAATGCCGAAAACTGGATCGTGAGTGGTAATGCACTGCAACTCGATTGGCTGAATATATGTCCTCCATCAGGCACATCGGTGAAGCTTGTTTCGAATGATCTCTTCGAAACGCCGCTGGACCAAAGAGAGATCGATTTTGAAAACGAAGGCGGCGAGACGTATATTTGCGGGAACCCTCCCTATGTCTGGACTAACGATCAAACTAGGGAACAAAAGGCAGACATGAAAGCTATGTTCGCGTCCTACACGACGGCATGGCGAAGTCTCAACTACATTTCTGGCTGGTTTCTCAAGTTGGCTCAGTATAGTTCGGCGTGCGATTGCCGCGGAGCTTTTGTTGCTATCAACACGATTTGCCAAGGGCAGCACGCAGCCGTTTTTTGGCCAATCATTCACTCTTGCCACCACCGAATCGCATTCGCGCACGAGCCATTCAAATGGAAGAACTTGGCATCAAATAATGCGGGTGTAACTGTGGTGATCATCAGCCTAGCACCTGTACCAGTAACTAATGCTTTCCTATATTCAGATGACTCAGACGGCAAGCAAGTAGTAAGAAAGGTCGACAAGATCGGTCCTTATCTAGTTCCGAATGTTGACACATTAGTATTAAAGCACAATGTTCGTATTTCATCGTCCGTTAGCGAAATGGTTCGGGGTAATATGCCCTACGAGGGAGGCCATCTTCTGCTTTCGGCGCATGAGCGCGAATTGATGTTAAAAAGCGATGCGAGGATTTCAAAATTTCTATCACGAATTAGTGGGTCGGCTGAGATCATTGATGGTAAGCCGAAGTACTGCCTATGGATAGAAGACGAAAACCTTAGCGAAGCTGAGTCGTTTGCTTTAATCAAGGAGCGGCTAGATCGAGTACAGGAGCTGCGCGCGGGCAACTCAGACCAGAATGTTGTTGCACTGTCCCGAACTCCACACCGTTTCCGGGAAATGAATAAAGGAAGATCCTGCACAATCGCAATGCCCGCAGTTTCTTCAGAGGCCAGAGAATATCTTCCAGCCGAGCTCTTGCCGCCGTCTCACGTAATAACGAACCGTGCGTACGGGATCTATGACGGCGAGTTGTTCGAGTTCGCTATCATGGCTTCGACCCTCCATATAGCGTGGGTCGGAGCGGTTTGTGGGAAACTGGAGTTGAGATATTCCTACACCAATACCTTGGGCTGGAATACATTTCCGGTTCCTCCTTTGACTGATCAAAATAAAGCCGACTTGCAACGATGCGCTGAAGATATCTTGCTAGCACGGGAATTGCATTTTCCCGCGACGATTGGAGATTTATACGATCCTCAAACCATGCCTGTGAATCTCCGTCGCGCACACGAGAAAAATGACGAAGTTCTTGAGCGTATTTACATCGGCCGTCGGTTCAAGAACGACACGGAGCGACTTGAAAAACTTTTCGATCTTTACACGAAGATGACGCTCGCTCAGTCGAACGCAGAGCTTGGCAGGAAGCCTAAAAGGAAAGCAAAAGCATGA